A section of the Sebastes fasciatus isolate fSebFas1 chromosome 21, fSebFas1.pri, whole genome shotgun sequence genome encodes:
- the LOC141759392 gene encoding uncharacterized protein LOC141759392 isoform X3 — protein MIRSGRDDGENTVEQAGCSHEHAGCSDEQAGCFKERRDVLILQADVSDTAATVKTSLTLPDSPLLIILGPMISDQRWMVSIEGQVVCEGALSALGLAVVFTSYYNFNLQYQDHAACTLEFIQRSRVRINPERGTKARQGKVTIKKSGKMVHKKVTSLNPHVCTLLRKLMDFEWDFV, from the exons ATG ATCAGGTCAGGTagagatgatggagagaataCTGTTGAGCAAGCAGGGTGCTCACATGAGCATGCAGGGTGCTCAGATGAGCAAGCAGGGTGCTtcaaagagaggagagatgtaCTCATCTTGCAGGCAGAT GTGTCAGACACAGCGGCGACTGTGAAGACATCCCTCACCCTTCCTGATAGCCCTTTGTTGATCATTCTAG GTCCAATGATTTCCGACCAGCGCTGGATGGTAAGCATCGAGGGTCAGGTGGTGTGTGAAGGGGCATTGTCTGCGTTGGGGCTTGCTGTTGTCTTCACATCCTACTACAACTTCAACCTCCAATATCAGGATCACGCTGCCTGCACACTTGAATTCATACAGAG AAGCCGTGTCAGGATCAACccagagagagggacaaaggCACGACAGGGAAAGGTGACCATCAAGAAGAGCGGGAAAATGGTTCATAAGAAAGTGACATCCCTGAATCCTCATGTTTGCACCCTCCTGCGGAAGCTCATGGATTTCGAGTGGGACTTTGTGTGA
- the LOC141759672 gene encoding uncharacterized protein LOC141759672, which yields MQHQNAEQWLEWLDAKEKKQKLVGGPQSEQEPHRQDPEAQRGPRQQAPQGQRGPRQTAPQGQRGPRQQAPQGQRGPRQQAPQGQRGPHHYDPQGQQGPRQHYPQGQRGPRQHDPQGQQGPRQHYPQGHRGPCQHFPQGQQGPRQHDPQGQPGPHQQDLEIISRQAAEISQLKEALQLKNETYEELIAWCEKSRFQKEMAKSRELETEVNELRDENKDLATKHQRRETEVNKLRDEINDLALKYQRQETEVNKLRNENSYLALKHQCRETEFNKLQDDNNDLAGKQQALETQIKLMASKLNQVEIEKIKLVDKCPLDMPVLESRLQKELAKNTELETEVNKLRDENKDLAGKHQRWETAFNKLRDEINDLALKNQRRETEFKRLQDENKDMARKHKRRETEFDKVLDEKNDLALKHLRQETEVNKLWDKNNDLAQQQQRRETEFSQLHGENKVLEDLCLKLKKKKKTWGFFFGRRETEDRQTQLEELKTKMLNKEVKKKEKREKA from the coding sequence ATGCAACATCAAAATGCAGAGCAGTGGCTGGAATGGCTGGATGcaaaggagaaaaaacaaaagcttGTTGGTGGTCCTCAGAGCGAACAAGAACCTCATCGGCAGGACCCTGAGGCCCAACGAGGACCTCGCCAACAGGCCCCTCAGGGCCAACGAGGACCTCGCCAAACAGCCCCTCAGGGACAACGAGGACCTCGCCAACAGGCCCCTCAGGGACAACGAGGACCTCGCCAACAAGCCCCTCAGGGCCAACGAGGACCTCATCACTATGACCCTCAAGGCCAACAAGGACCTCGCCAACATTACCCTCAGGGACAACGAGGACCTCGTCAACATGACCCTCAAGGCCAACAAGGACCTCGCCAACATTACCCTCAGGGACATCGGGGACCTTGTCAGCATTTCCCTCAGGGCCAGCAAGGACCTCGTCAACATGACCCTCAGGGCCAACCTGGACCTCATCAACAGGACCTTGAGATCATCTCAAGGCAGGCGGCAGAAATCTCCCAACTCAAGGAAGCTCTTCAACTGAAGAATGAAACCTACGAGGAGCTGATTGCATGGTGTGAGAAATCAAGGTTCCAAAAGGAGATGGCCAAGAGCAGAGAGTTGGAGACGGAAGTCAACGAGCTGCGGGATGAGAATAAGGACCTGGCCACAAAACATCAACGCCGGGAGACGGAGGTCAACAAGCTCCGGGATGAGATCAACGACCTGGCCTTAAAATATCAACGCCAGGAGACGGAGGTCAATAAGCTGCGGAATGAGAACAGCTATCTGGCCTTAAAACATCAATGCAGGGAGACGGAGTTCAACAAGCTGCAGGATGACAACAACGACCTGGCCGGAAAACAACAGGCTTTGGAGACCCAAATCAAACTGATGGCGAGTAAACTCAATCAGGTGGAGATTGAGAAGATAAAACTGGTGGACAAATGCCCtttggacatgccagttttagAATCAAGGTTACAAAAGGAGCTGGCCAAGAACACAGAGTTGGAGACGGAAGTCAACAAGCTGCGGGATGAGAACAAGGACCTGGCCGGAAAACATCAACGCTGGGAGACGGCATTCAACAAACTGCGGGATGAGATCAACGATCTGGCCTTAAAAAATCAACGCCGGGAGACAGAGTTCAAAAGGCTGCAGGATGAGAACAAGGACATGGCCAGAAAACATAAACGCCGGGAGACGGAGTTCGACAAAGTGTTGGATGAGAAAAACGATCTGGCCTTAAAACATCTACGCCAGGAGACGGAGGTCAACAAGCTGTGGGACAAGAACAACGACCTggcccaacaacaacaacgccgGGAGACGGAGTTCAGCCAGTTGCATGGCGAGAACAAGGTCCTGGAGGATCTCTGTCTCaaactgaagaagaaaaagaagacgtGGGGTTTCTTCTTTGGCAGGAGGGAAACAGAGGATAGACAGACACAGCTGGAGGAGTTGAAAACCAAAATGCTCAACAAGGAggtgaaaaagaaagagaagagggagaaagcGTAG
- the LOC141760024 gene encoding leukocyte elastase inhibitor-like isoform X2 translates to MASPTPLSKANTNFSLALLKKFGDVDKTANVFYSPFSISSALAMVMLGSRGNTSTQMSECLKTQDVQDDVHVSFAQLLTELNKADAPYALSVANRLYGEQSYQFVEDFLGLTKKHYSAELESVDFATSSEAARLNINEWVLQQTQGKIKDLLAEGVVDELTRLVLVNAIYFKGNWNKQFRETETRDAQFNLNKNDTKSVKMMHQKSKFPITYIPEVNCQILEMPYKGKELSMLIFLPNQIEDSTTGLEKLESQLTYENFVEWTRPDMMDETEIRVGLPRFKMEESYDLKNVLVSMGMVDAFDMSMSDFSGMSPANDLVLSKVVHKAFVEVNEEGTEAAAATAAIMMLRSALPMAFIANHPFLFFIRHNSSMSILFAGRYCSPE, encoded by the exons ATGGCATCACCAACCCCTCTGTCCAAGGCCAACACCAACTTCTCTCTGGCTTTGCTCAAAAAGTTCGGAGATGTCGACAAGACCGCGAATGTCTTCTACTCCCCTTTCAGCATCTCTTCAGCCCTGGCTATGGTGATGCTGGGGTCCAGAGGCAACACATCCACACAGATGTCAGAG TGCCTGAAAACCCAGGATGTTCAGGATGATGTCCATGTTAGCTTTGCCCAACTGCTGACCGAGCTCAACAAGGCTGACGCTCCATATGCCCTCAGTGTTGCCAACAGACTGTATGGGGAGCAGTCCTACCAGTTTGTTGAG GATTTCTTAGGACTAACCAAGAAGCACTACAGTGCAGAGCTGGAGTCAGTGGACTTCGCCACCAGCTCAGAGGCGGCCAGGCTCAACATCAACGAATGGGTGCTCCAGCAGACACAAG GTAAAATTAAGGATTTGCTGGCCGAGGGTGTGGTGGACGAGCTGACCAGGCTGGTGCTGGTCAACGCCATCTACTTCAAAGGCAACTGGAACAAGCAGTTTCGGGAGACTGAGACACGTGATGCTCAGTTTAATCTCAACAAG aaTGACACTAAGTCAGTGAAGATGATGCACCAGAAAAGCAAGTTCCCTATCACCTACATTCCTGAAGTCAACTGCCAG ATCCTAGAGATGCCTTACAAAGGGAAGGAGCTCAGCATGCTCATCTTTTTACCCAATCAGATAGAGGACAGTACAACAGGTCTGGAGAAG CTGGAGAGCCAGCTGACCTATGAGAACTTTGTAGAGTGGACTCGTCCAGACATGATGGATGAGACTGAGATCAGGGTGGGGCTTCCTCGGTTCAAGATGGAGGAGAGCTACGACTTGAAAAATGTCCTCGTCAGCATGGGCATGGTGGACGCCTTCGACATGTCAATGAGTGACTTCTCTG GCATGTCTCCCGCCAACGACCTGGTACTGTCAAAAGTCGTCCACAAGGCTTTCGTGGAGGTCAACGAGGAGGGaactgaggctgctgctgccactgctGCTATCATGATGCTGCGTTCTGCCTTGCCAATGGCCTTCATCGCAAACCaccccttcctcttcttcatccgACATAACTCCTCCATGAGCATTCTCTTTGCAGGCCGATACTGCTCCCCTGAGTGA
- the LOC141760024 gene encoding leukocyte elastase inhibitor-like isoform X1 codes for MASPTPLSKANTNFSLALLKKFGDVDKTANVFYSPFSISSALAMVMLGSRGNTSTQMSEVLRFTEAEKPQHAEPEQMMMQQQQANMSVLPPHLRKCLKTQDVQDDVHVSFAQLLTELNKADAPYALSVANRLYGEQSYQFVEDFLGLTKKHYSAELESVDFATSSEAARLNINEWVLQQTQGKIKDLLAEGVVDELTRLVLVNAIYFKGNWNKQFRETETRDAQFNLNKNDTKSVKMMHQKSKFPITYIPEVNCQILEMPYKGKELSMLIFLPNQIEDSTTGLEKLESQLTYENFVEWTRPDMMDETEIRVGLPRFKMEESYDLKNVLVSMGMVDAFDMSMSDFSGMSPANDLVLSKVVHKAFVEVNEEGTEAAAATAAIMMLRSALPMAFIANHPFLFFIRHNSSMSILFAGRYCSPE; via the exons ATGGCATCACCAACCCCTCTGTCCAAGGCCAACACCAACTTCTCTCTGGCTTTGCTCAAAAAGTTCGGAGATGTCGACAAGACCGCGAATGTCTTCTACTCCCCTTTCAGCATCTCTTCAGCCCTGGCTATGGTGATGCTGGGGTCCAGAGGCAACACATCCACACAGATGTCAGAG GTCCTCCGTTTCACTGAGGCAGAGAAGCCACAGCATGCAGAACCAGAGCAGATGATGATGCAGCAACAGCAGGCGAATATGTCCGTTCTGCCACCGCACCTGCGAAAG TGCCTGAAAACCCAGGATGTTCAGGATGATGTCCATGTTAGCTTTGCCCAACTGCTGACCGAGCTCAACAAGGCTGACGCTCCATATGCCCTCAGTGTTGCCAACAGACTGTATGGGGAGCAGTCCTACCAGTTTGTTGAG GATTTCTTAGGACTAACCAAGAAGCACTACAGTGCAGAGCTGGAGTCAGTGGACTTCGCCACCAGCTCAGAGGCGGCCAGGCTCAACATCAACGAATGGGTGCTCCAGCAGACACAAG GTAAAATTAAGGATTTGCTGGCCGAGGGTGTGGTGGACGAGCTGACCAGGCTGGTGCTGGTCAACGCCATCTACTTCAAAGGCAACTGGAACAAGCAGTTTCGGGAGACTGAGACACGTGATGCTCAGTTTAATCTCAACAAG aaTGACACTAAGTCAGTGAAGATGATGCACCAGAAAAGCAAGTTCCCTATCACCTACATTCCTGAAGTCAACTGCCAG ATCCTAGAGATGCCTTACAAAGGGAAGGAGCTCAGCATGCTCATCTTTTTACCCAATCAGATAGAGGACAGTACAACAGGTCTGGAGAAG CTGGAGAGCCAGCTGACCTATGAGAACTTTGTAGAGTGGACTCGTCCAGACATGATGGATGAGACTGAGATCAGGGTGGGGCTTCCTCGGTTCAAGATGGAGGAGAGCTACGACTTGAAAAATGTCCTCGTCAGCATGGGCATGGTGGACGCCTTCGACATGTCAATGAGTGACTTCTCTG GCATGTCTCCCGCCAACGACCTGGTACTGTCAAAAGTCGTCCACAAGGCTTTCGTGGAGGTCAACGAGGAGGGaactgaggctgctgctgccactgctGCTATCATGATGCTGCGTTCTGCCTTGCCAATGGCCTTCATCGCAAACCaccccttcctcttcttcatccgACATAACTCCTCCATGAGCATTCTCTTTGCAGGCCGATACTGCTCCCCTGAGTGA
- the LOC141760087 gene encoding leukocyte elastase inhibitor-like, translating to METSTPSKTTKANTTFSLALFKKLSDEDKTANIFYSPFSISSALAMVMLGTRGSTATQMSEVLGFTEREEPMETGPEQTQISSQMHSQMQTRMQLRSQIKQQSKLPAYLLKVLKPKSGEDDVHASFAQLLSELNKADALYALSVANRLYGEQSYQFVEDFLAETKKHYNAELESVDYKTNTEAARVNINTWVEEQTQGKIKDLLAQGVLDDTTRLVLVNAIYFKGNWNKQFKEDSTVEAQFRVNKTDTKPVKMMRQKSKFRTTPIAEVKCQILEMFYEGKELSMLIFLPDEIEDDTTGLEKLESELTYEKFVDWTRPDLMGETEVDVMLPRFKMEVTYALKDILISMGMVNAFDVTRSDFSGMSPANDLVLSKVVHKAFVEVNEEGTEAAAATAAVVSTRSITIPVIFKADHPFLFFIRHNPTMTILFAGRYCSSE from the exons ATGGAGACATCAACCCCATCCAAGACAACAAAGGCCAACACCACCTTCTCCCTGGCTTTGTTCAAAAAGCTGAGTGATGAAGACAAGACAGCGAATATCTTCTACTCCCCTTTCAGCATCTCTTCAGCCTTGGCTATGGTGATGCTGGGGACCAGGGGCAGCACAGCCACACAGATGTCAGAG GTCCTCGGCTTCACTGAGAGAGAGGAACCGATGGAGACGGGACCGGAGCAGACGCAAATAAGTTCGCAGATGCATTCGCAGATGCAGACGAGGATGCAGTTGCGGTCGCAGATAAAGCAACAGAGCAAACTGCCTGCGTATCTGCTCAAG GTCCTGAAACCCAAAAGTGGTGAAGATGATGTCCACGCAAGCTTTGCCCAACTGCTGAGTGAACTCAACAAGGCGGATGCTCTGTATGCCCTCAGTGTTGCCAACAGGCTGTATGGGGAGCAGTCCTACCAGTTTGTTGAG GATTTCTTAGCAGAAACCAAAAAGCACTACAACGCTGAGCTGGAGTCTGTGGACTACAAAACCAACACAGAAGCGGCCAGGGTCAACATCAATACCTGGGTGGAGGAGCAGACGCAAG GTAAAATCAAGGACTTGCTGGCCCAGGGTGTATTGGATGACACGACCAGGCTGGTGCTGGTCAATGCCATCTACTTCAAAGGCAACTGGAACAAACAGTTCAAGGAGGATTCTACCGTTGAGGCTCAGTTTAGAGTTAACAAG ACGGACACTAAGCCGGTGAAGATGATGCGCCAGAAAAGTAAATTCCGTACCACCCCCATTGCTGAGGTCAAATGCCAG ATCCTAGAGATGTTCTATGAAGGGAAGGAACTCAGCATGCTCATCTTCCTGCCCGATGAGATAGAGGACGACACAACAGGCCTCGAGAAG CTGGAGAGCGAGCTGACCTATGAGAAATTTGTGGATTGGACCCGTCCAGACTTGATGGGTGAAACGGAGGTTGATGTGATGCTGCCTCGGTTCAAGATGGAGGTGACTTACGCCTTGAAAGATATCCTGATCAGCATGGGCATGGTGAATGCTTTTGATGTCACAAGGAGTGACTTTTCTG GCATGTCCCCGGCAAACGACCTGGTACTGTCAAAAGTCGTCCACAAGGCTTTCGTGGAGGTCAACGAGGAGGGaactgaggctgctgctgccactgctgctgTCGTGTCGACTCGCTCTATAACAATTCCTGTCATCTTCAAGGCAGACCaccccttcctcttcttcatccgACATAACCCCACTATGACCATTCTCTTTGCCGGCCGATACTGCTCCTCTGAGTGA